From one Thalassobaculum sp. OXR-137 genomic stretch:
- a CDS encoding MFS transporter, with amino-acid sequence MTTSSSMAAAFPTGRVAALAIAETLVWAGMFYSFPALIAYWEADLGWSKTELAGAYSAALVCSAVCAPFMGKLIDKGHGRAVLTTCAVIGGLLVGLLSQVQASWQFFALWLGIGVCMSGCLYEPCFAFITRMMGGEARRAITRITLIAGFAGTVSFPLGGFVAEAHGWRIAVLTFAVIILVVAIPLFRYGTALPAPEEETEERSTLPDGSSDLRRAMAKPTFWLLGVTFAMIGLTHGMVIPHLLPMLAEQGVAVATAVLAASMIGPMQVAGRVAMMAMERRFSMQIICAVSFLFMLAAIFSLIGSMAWPFLLAAFVFFQGSGYGVTSITRPVVTAEILGRKGFGSISGALALGFMGANAAAATLGAALWEVGGYALMRWAIFVLILVGATAFLTAMTLAKRERAT; translated from the coding sequence CGTTTCCCACAGGACGCGTCGCCGCCCTCGCCATTGCCGAAACTCTTGTCTGGGCCGGGATGTTCTACAGCTTCCCGGCGCTGATCGCGTATTGGGAGGCCGATCTCGGCTGGTCGAAGACCGAGCTGGCCGGCGCCTACTCCGCCGCCCTGGTCTGCTCCGCCGTCTGCGCGCCCTTCATGGGCAAGCTCATCGACAAGGGCCACGGCCGCGCGGTGCTGACCACCTGCGCGGTGATCGGCGGCCTTCTGGTCGGGCTGTTGAGCCAGGTACAGGCCTCCTGGCAGTTCTTCGCGCTCTGGCTCGGCATCGGCGTGTGCATGTCCGGCTGTCTCTACGAGCCGTGCTTCGCCTTCATCACAAGGATGATGGGCGGCGAGGCGCGCCGGGCGATCACCCGCATCACCCTGATCGCCGGTTTCGCCGGGACCGTGTCCTTCCCCCTCGGCGGTTTCGTGGCCGAGGCCCATGGCTGGCGCATCGCGGTGCTGACCTTCGCGGTGATCATCCTGGTGGTCGCCATCCCGCTGTTCCGTTACGGCACCGCCCTGCCGGCCCCCGAAGAGGAGACGGAGGAACGCTCGACCCTGCCGGACGGGTCGTCCGATCTGCGCCGGGCCATGGCCAAGCCGACCTTCTGGCTGCTCGGCGTGACCTTCGCGATGATCGGGCTGACCCACGGGATGGTCATCCCCCATCTGCTGCCGATGCTGGCCGAGCAGGGGGTCGCGGTGGCGACGGCGGTGCTGGCCGCCTCGATGATCGGGCCGATGCAGGTCGCCGGACGGGTGGCGATGATGGCGATGGAGCGCCGCTTCTCCATGCAGATCATCTGCGCGGTGTCCTTCCTGTTCATGCTCGCGGCGATCTTTTCGCTGATCGGGTCGATGGCGTGGCCGTTCCTGCTGGCCGCCTTCGTGTTCTTCCAGGGCTCCGGCTACGGGGTGACGTCGATCACCCGGCCGGTGGTGACGGCGGAGATCCTGGGGCGCAAGGGTTTCGGGTCGATCTCCGGCGCGCTGGCGCTCGGCTTCATGGGCGCCAATGCGGCGGCGGCGACGCTCGGGGCGGCGCTGTGGGAGGTCGGCGGCTATGCGCTGATGCGCTGGGCGATCTTCGTCCTGATCCTGGTCGGCGCGACGGCATTCCTCACCGCGATGACGCTGGCGAAGCGGGAGCG